In the Mytilus trossulus isolate FHL-02 chromosome 1, PNRI_Mtr1.1.1.hap1, whole genome shotgun sequence genome, one interval contains:
- the LOC134691923 gene encoding uncharacterized protein LOC134691923 isoform X1, with product MDKHYSQTSRTSTMSTRDHIFITPAVLSGLSDSPLLGVKRVDISFVQKDTKRLGPIKKIIKQRVKPITEESLSDHRTMGSESDGYDFCDDAIEKVAKANSVRLETTQILPEVSASTCAFHTKSDRLKNELLYMSNHHAGHLPQKRLRPKAVSNIPINPRKRIPKIPSGMDIRQLERDIEKYPKFPSALPGHMPSKEFVMTWLLHGSEPEHHFPELTTPRDKKPSKLKQHKLGAYRNTFVSE from the exons ATGGATAAACATTATTCCCAAACATCTCGAACGAGCACGATGAGTACTAGGGACCATATATTCATAACTCCTGCTGTTTTATCAGGATTAAGTGACAGTCCATTGCTTGGAGTAAAAAGAGTTGACATTAGTTTTGTTCAGAAAGATACTAAACGTTTGGGACCTATCAAGAAGATTATAAAACAGAGAGTTAAACCTATTACGGAAGAATCTCTTTCAGATCACAG gaCGATGGGAAGTGAAAGTGATGGCTATGATTTTTGTGATGATGCAATAGAAAAAGTAGCTAAGGCTAACTCAGTTCGTTTGGAAACTACAcagattttaccggaagtgtcagCTTCTACTTGTGCTTTTCATACAAAATCAGACAGATTAAAGAACGAATTGTTGTATATGTCAAATCACCATGCGGGACATTTACCACAAAAACGTTTGAGACCTAAAGCTGTGTCTAATATACCAATAAATCCTCGAAAACGAATTCCAAAAATACCATCAGGAATGGATATAAGACAATTGGAAAGAGACATTGAAAAATATCCCAAGTTTCCGTCAGCCTTGCCTGGGCACATGCCGTCAAAAGAGTTTGTAATGACATGGTTATTACATGGGTCAGAACCTGAACACCACTTTCCCGAACTAACTACTCCAAGAGATAAAAAACCGTccaaattaaaacaacacaaattaggTGCTTATAGAAATACGTTCGTTAgtgaatga
- the LOC134691923 gene encoding uncharacterized protein LOC134691923 isoform X2, translating into MSNFMEVCVDVKSIRLRRSGTCLLSARITRTRTMGSESDGYDFCDDAIEKVAKANSVRLETTQILPEVSASTCAFHTKSDRLKNELLYMSNHHAGHLPQKRLRPKAVSNIPINPRKRIPKIPSGMDIRQLERDIEKYPKFPSALPGHMPSKEFVMTWLLHGSEPEHHFPELTTPRDKKPSKLKQHKLGAYRNTFVSE; encoded by the exons atgtcCAACTTTATGGAGGTTTGTGTGGATGTCAAATCCATAAGACTAAGGAGAAGTGGAACATGTTTACTTTCTGCCAGAATCACCAGAACACG gaCGATGGGAAGTGAAAGTGATGGCTATGATTTTTGTGATGATGCAATAGAAAAAGTAGCTAAGGCTAACTCAGTTCGTTTGGAAACTACAcagattttaccggaagtgtcagCTTCTACTTGTGCTTTTCATACAAAATCAGACAGATTAAAGAACGAATTGTTGTATATGTCAAATCACCATGCGGGACATTTACCACAAAAACGTTTGAGACCTAAAGCTGTGTCTAATATACCAATAAATCCTCGAAAACGAATTCCAAAAATACCATCAGGAATGGATATAAGACAATTGGAAAGAGACATTGAAAAATATCCCAAGTTTCCGTCAGCCTTGCCTGGGCACATGCCGTCAAAAGAGTTTGTAATGACATGGTTATTACATGGGTCAGAACCTGAACACCACTTTCCCGAACTAACTACTCCAAGAGATAAAAAACCGTccaaattaaaacaacacaaattaggTGCTTATAGAAATACGTTCGTTAgtgaatga
- the LOC134691923 gene encoding uncharacterized protein LOC134691923 isoform X3, with translation MDFLVVQGQPPVLHTRTMGSESDGYDFCDDAIEKVAKANSVRLETTQILPEVSASTCAFHTKSDRLKNELLYMSNHHAGHLPQKRLRPKAVSNIPINPRKRIPKIPSGMDIRQLERDIEKYPKFPSALPGHMPSKEFVMTWLLHGSEPEHHFPELTTPRDKKPSKLKQHKLGAYRNTFVSE, from the exons ATGGATTTTCTTGTGGTACAAGGACAACCTCCGGTTCTACATACAAG gaCGATGGGAAGTGAAAGTGATGGCTATGATTTTTGTGATGATGCAATAGAAAAAGTAGCTAAGGCTAACTCAGTTCGTTTGGAAACTACAcagattttaccggaagtgtcagCTTCTACTTGTGCTTTTCATACAAAATCAGACAGATTAAAGAACGAATTGTTGTATATGTCAAATCACCATGCGGGACATTTACCACAAAAACGTTTGAGACCTAAAGCTGTGTCTAATATACCAATAAATCCTCGAAAACGAATTCCAAAAATACCATCAGGAATGGATATAAGACAATTGGAAAGAGACATTGAAAAATATCCCAAGTTTCCGTCAGCCTTGCCTGGGCACATGCCGTCAAAAGAGTTTGTAATGACATGGTTATTACATGGGTCAGAACCTGAACACCACTTTCCCGAACTAACTACTCCAAGAGATAAAAAACCGTccaaattaaaacaacacaaattaggTGCTTATAGAAATACGTTCGTTAgtgaatga
- the LOC134691907 gene encoding fibropellin-3-like, translated as MTTVKLVTLVLMIHVLISVCSGQYNRCCGRLTQKQGVIQSPNYPGPFETPVFCEWVIQAPPKLKIVLYLTQYYLKGFFHVYEFDHYTNKDEWIGEQKLATVNCEDEIWTIVSYKPFVVLRFAVQEMGNIHLRVLDHLMDVYGFNITYEMVSKHEVNNKWTCSAFDCSYLGNCYASADYSEYKCHCFPNFSGEECEYGPHCNPMTEKNMCQNNGSCRYIYGDHVNICQCVPGYLGSKCEQKINGIHPSG; from the exons ATGACCACTGTTAAGCTAGTGACGTTAGTATTGATGATACATGTTTTGATATCGGTTTGTAGTGGTCAATATAATCGTTGTTGTGGTCGGTTAACACAGAAGCAAGGAGTTATACAGTCACCTAATTATCCTGGACCTTTCGAGACACCCGTGTTTTGTGAATGGGTTATACAAGCTCCACCAAAACTCAAAATCGTTTTATATTTGACACAGTATTATCTTAAAggattttttcatgtttatgaatttgacCACTATACTAACAAAGATGAGTGGATAGGAGAACAGAAACTAGCCACGGTCAACTGTGAAGATGAAATATGGACAATCGTCAGCTACAAACCGTTCGTGGTGTTACGATTCGCCGTTCAAGAGATGGGCAATATTCACCTTCGTGTGTTGGACCATTTAATGGATGTTTATGGATTTAATATTACCTATGAAATGGTCAGTAAACATGAAGTGAACAATAAGTGGACTTGTTCGGCCTTTGATTGTTCATACCTTGGTAATTGTTATGCTAGTGCAGACTACTCCGAATACAAATGTCATTGCTTTCCCAACTTCTCTGGGGAGGAGTGTGAGTATGGTCCACATTGTAACCCTATGACTGAGAAGAATATGTGTCAAAACAATGGCAGCTGTAG ATACATTTATGGTGACCACGTGAACATATGTCAGTGCGTTCCTGGCTACCTTGGTTCAAAGTGCGAACAGAAGATCAACGGAATTCACCCAAGTGGTTAA